In one window of Pagrus major chromosome 12, Pma_NU_1.0 DNA:
- the LOC141006363 gene encoding ras-related protein Rab-27B-like, translating into MTDGDYDYLIKLLALGDSGVGKTTFLYRYTDNKFNPKFITTVGIDFREKRVVYTASSPNGTTAGKTFKVHLQLWDTAGQERFRSLTTAFFRDAMGFLLMFDLTSQQSFLNVRNWMSQLQANAYCENPDIVLVGNKADLADQREVQEKQAKELADKYGIPYFETSAATGAEVDKAVITLLDLVMKRMEQCVDKPPAEPANGNGATKLDDVQPNEKKCAC; encoded by the exons ATGACTGATGGGGATTATGACTACCTTATAAAGCTCCTTGCCCTGGGGGACTCCGGCGTGGGGAAGACCACCTTCCTGTACCGATACACAGACAACAAGTTCAACCCCAAGTTCATCACCACAGTCGGCATCGACTTCAGGGAAAAGAGAGTG gTGTACACAGCATCCAGCCCCAATGGGACGACCGCAGGGAAAACCTTCAAGGTTCACCTTCAGCTCTGGGACACAGCTGGACAGGAGAG GTTCCGCAGCCTGACGACGGCGTTCTTCAGGGACGCCATGGGGTTCCTGCTGATGTTTGATCTCACCAGCCAGCAGAGCTTCCTCAACGTCAGAAACTGGATGA GCCAGCTACAGGCAAATGCCTACTGTGAGAATCCAGATATCGTGTTGGTAGGAAACAAGGCGGACCTGGCCGACCAGCGGGAGGTTCAGGAGAAACAGGCCAAGGAGCTGGCTGATAAATACGG AATCCCGTACTTTGAGACGAGTGCAGCGACAGGAGCAGAGGTGGACAAGGCAGTGATAACGCTGCTGGACCTGGTCATGAAGAGGATGGAGCAGTGCGTCGACAAACCGCCCGCCGAGCCGGCTAATGGCAACGGGGCCACAAAGCTTGACGACGTGCAGCCTAATGAGAAGAAATGTGCATGCTAG